A region from the Triticum urartu cultivar G1812 chromosome 1, Tu2.1, whole genome shotgun sequence genome encodes:
- the LOC125541728 gene encoding gamma-gliadin-like — MKTLLILTIFAAALTIATANIQVDPSGQVQWPQQQPFPQPQPFSQQPQQVFPQPQQTFPLQPQQVFPQPQQPQQQFPQPQQPQQPFPQPQQPQQPFPQSQQPQQPFPQPQQQFPQPQQPQQSFPQQQQPLIQPYLQQQMNPCKNYLLQQCNPVSLVSSLVSMILPRSDCQVMQQQCCQQLAQIPRQLQCTAIHSVVHAIIMQQEQQGIQILRPLFQLVQGQGIIQPQQPAQYEVIRSLVLRTLPNMCNVYVRPDCSTINAPFASIVAGIGGQ; from the exons ATGAAGACCTTACTCATCCTCACAATCTTTGCAGCGGCTCTAACCATCGCCACCGCCAATATACAGGTCGACCCTAGCGGCCAAGTACAATGGCCACAACAACAACCATTCCCCCAGCCCCAACCATTCTCCCAGCAACCACAACAAGTGTTTCCCCAACCCCAACAAACATTCCCCCTTCAACCACAGCAAGTATTTCCCCAACCACAACAACCACAACAACAATTTCCCCAGCCCCAGCAACCACAACAAC CATTCCCCCAGCCTCAACAACCCCAACAACCATTTCCCCAGTCACAGCAACCACAACAACCTTTTCCCCAGCCCCAACAACAATTCCCGCAGCCCCAACAACCGCAACAATCATTCCCCCAGCAGCAACAACCGTTGATTCAGCCATATCTACAACAACAGATGAACCCCTGCAAGAATTACCTCTTGCAGCAATGCAACCCCGTGTCATTAGTGTCGTCCCTCGTGTCAATGATCTTGCCACGAAGTGATTGCCAGGTGATGCAGCAACAATGTTGCCAACAACTAGCACAGATTCCTCGTCAGCTCCAGTGCACAGCCATCCATAGCGTGGTGCATGCCATCATCATGCAGCAAGAACAACAAGGCATACAGATCCTGCGACCACTGTTTCAGCTTGTCCAGGGACAGGGCATCATCCAACCTCAACAACCAGCTCAATATGAGGTGATCAGGTCATTGGTATTGAGAACCCTTCCAAACATGTGCAACGTGTATGTCCGACCTGACTGCTCCACCATCAACGCACCATTTGCCAGCATAGTTGCCGGCATTGGTGGCCAATGA